The following coding sequences are from one Salmo trutta chromosome 36, fSalTru1.1, whole genome shotgun sequence window:
- the LOC115176310 gene encoding gap junction beta-4 protein, with product MNWAFLQGLLSGVNKYSTAFGRIWLSVVFIFRLMVFVVAAEKVWGDEQKDFDCNTRQPGCHNVCYDHFFPVSHSRLWALQLIFVTCPSLLVVLHVAYRDERERKHCLKHGEGCTRLYDNTGKKRGGLWWTYLFSLLFKMAVDGVFIFLLFYIYEAYFFPLVVKCSEDPCPNEVDCFIARPTEKRVFTVFMVVISLVCILLTLCEILYLLGKKCKECIGGGGPRVIRASPQFTMPATIPLTEKDTSVFKQSELKKMNMADGDSGVDKREIPAPGYSVTVS from the exons ATGAACTGGGCGTTTTTGCAGGGCCTGCTTAGCGGGGTCAATAAGTACTCCACGGCGTTCGGTCGTATCTGGCTCTCCGTCGTCTTCATCTTCAGACTCATGGTCTTCGTCGTGGCAGCGGAGAAAGTGTGGGGTGACGAGCAGAAAGACTTCGACTGCAACACCCGCCAACCTGGCTGCCACAACGTCTGTTATGACCACTTCTTCCCTGTCTCCCACAGCCGGCTCTGGGCACTCCAACTCATCTTCGTCACCTGTCCCTCGCTCCTGGTCGTCCTCCACGTTGCGTACAGAGATGAACGAGAGCGGAAACACTGTCTGAAGCACGGTGAGGGATGCACCCGTCTGTACGACAATACGGGGAAGAAACGCGGCGGCCTGTGGTGGACCTACCTCTTCAGTCTGCTATTTAAGATGGCGGTGGACGGCGTGTTCATCTTTCTGTTGTTTTACATCTACGAGGCGTACTTCTTCCCGCTGGTGGTGAAGTGCTCAGAGGACCCCTGTCCCAACGAGGTGGACTGCTTTATTGCCAG GCCAACAGAGAAGCGAGTGTTCACCGTCTTCATGGTGGTGATAAGCTTGGTGTGTATACTCTTGACCCTGTGTGAGATCCTCTACCTGCTGGGGAAGAAGTGCAAAGAGTGTATTGGCGGTGGAGGACCCCGTGTCATCAGGGCGAGCCCCCAGTTCACCATGCCAGCTACCATACCCCTGACAGAGAAAGATACATCTGTGTTCAAGCAGTCTGAACTAAAGAAGATGAACATGGCTGATGGGGATAGCGGAGTGGATAAGAGAGAGATCCCTGCTCCTGGTTACAGTGTGACCGTCTCTTAA